The Gloeobacter morelensis MG652769 genome contains the following window.
GCGGGCGGGTCAAGACGCTGCACCCCAAGATCCACGGCGGCATCCTGGCGCGCCGCGACCAGGAATCGGACCGGCGCGACCTGCAGACCCACAGCATCGCCCCCATCGATCTGGTGGTGGTCAATCTCTACCCCTTCGAGCAAGACCCGCGCATCGAGCAAATCGATGTGGGCGGCCCGACGATGGTGCGCGCCGCCGCCAAAAACCACGCCTTTGTGACCGTGCTGGTCTTTGTCGGTCAGTACGAAGGGTGCCTAGCCGAGTTGCGCCGCAACCGCGGTGTGACGACGCTGCCCTTTCGCGCCGCCTGTGCCGCCGCCGCTTTTGCCCGCACCGCCGCCTACGACCGGGCGATCGCCGCGTGGTTTGCCGGTGCCGAACCGGTCCTGGGCGAGCGGCTCGGCCTGGAACTGGAGCGGATGCAGCCTTTGCGCTACGGCGAGAATCCCCACCAGGTCGCCGCCTGGTACCGCCACGGCCCACCGACGGGCTGGAGTACGGGGCGGATCCTCCAGGGCAAGGCCCTCAGCTTCAACAACCTTATCGACCTGGAGGCCAGCCGCCGCCTGGTGGCCGAATTCGACGACACCCCGGCGGCGGTGATTATCAAGCACACCAATCCCTGCGGGGTAGCGGCCGATGCGACGATTGCCGAAGCCTATCGCCGCGCCTTTGAAGCCGACAGCGTCTCCGCCTTTGGCGGCATCGTCGCCCTCAACCGGCCCTGCGACGCACCGAGCGCCGAGTTGTTGAGCCAGACTTTCCTCGAGTGCATTGTCGCCCCCGCCTTCACTGCTGAGGCGTTGGCTTTGCTGGAGCGCAAGAAAAACCTGCGCCTGCTGGAACTGGCAGACCTGACCACCCCACCGGTGTTCGACATCAAACCGATAAGCGGCGGCTTTTTAATCCAGCAGGTGGACCCGCCGGTGCGCGCCGAGGATTGGAAAGTAGTGACCGAGGCGGTGCCCGACAATGCCCAGATGGCTGAATTGGTATTTGCCTGGAAAGTCTGCAAGCACGTCAAATCGAACGCCATCGTCGTGAGCCGTCTGCACCAGACGCTGGGGGTCGGCGCCGGTCAGATGAACCGGGTGGGATCCGCCCAACTGGCCCTCGCCCAGGCAGGCGAGAAAGCGCGGGGGGCGATACTTGCGAGCGACGGCTTTTTCCCGTTCGATGACACCGTGCGCGCTGCCGCCGAGCGCGGCATCCGGGCAATCGTCCAGCCTGGGGGAAGCCTGCGCGACGAAGATTCGATCCGCGCCTGCAACGAACTCGGGGTGGCGATGGTTATTACCGGTGTGCGGCATTTTTTGCATTGATCGCCAGTACGACCGCGAGGAGCTGACCGGCAGGAACGGGTTGACGGTCCGGACCATGCCATCATGGGCGAAAGTTCAGGCTTGCCGGAGTTCAAGATGTTCGATTCGCACTCCCGCCTACCCACCGCCGACGAACTGCCTGACTCGGACGACACCCCCGTGGATAACGAGCTGCAAGATCTCATCCCTGGGTTGCTCAAGTTGCTGCTCGCTTCGATCTGGGCTGAGCGTTGGGACTGGTTCTGGGGCACGGATATGGGTATCTACTTCGACCCCGAGGATGTGCCGGTAGTCCCCGACGGCTTTCTGGTTCTCGGTGTACCGCGGGTCAAAGACGAGAATTTGCGCAGAAGTTATGTGCTCTGGGAAGAGAAAGTGGCGCCGATTCTGACCCTCGAAGTGGTTTCTCGGCGGCGGCGGGGCGAATACTATCAGAAAAAACTGGACTATGCGGCCCTCGGGGTGCGCTACTACGCCATCTACAACGCGCTGCGCCAGGTCAAGGAGAGTTTCGAGATCTATCGGCTGGAGGGCGGGGAGTACGTTCTGCTGTCGGCAAACCCGGTCTGGTTGCCGGAAATCGGTCTGGGCCTCGGTTATGAACGGTGCGTCTATCAGGGGATGGAGCGCGAATGGCTGTTCTGGTACGACGAGCATGGCCGTCGCTACCTAACACCCGAGGAGCGGGCCGCCGAGGCTGAGCAACGGGCCGCCGAGGCTGAGCAACGGGCTCATGAGGAGTCTAAACTGCGCCAGCAGGCCCAAGGTCAACTGGAAATCCTCCGACGGCGTTTGCAGGAACTGGGCATCGATCCGGACGGCTGACAACCTTTACCCACCCGGTTTTCTAGCCGACTTGCCGCCCACTGGGCAACTGAAAAGCGCTCTAGAGCGGTTTCTAGCGCTTTTCAGTTGCCTTAAAACAGCCGTTCGGCTGAAAACTTTGCTGGGCAGCCGTTTTTACCATGGCACCTGACCCCTGCTCTAGAGTTTACAGGGGTAGCGCATCAGGACGGGCTTCACCTCGCTGGTGGTGAAAAAATGACCCTCGTTGCCGTCGGTGGCGAGCGCTTCACCCTGGGGCTCCTTCTCCAGCGCAATCGCCTCCGGCGCCCGGGCTAGCAGTTGCTCCCAGTTCTCAGCCGCGCCGCGCTGCCAGCGAAAGGCCGTGAAATAACTGCGCAGCATCAAGATCTTGCCGTCCGGGCTGATCGACGCACCGCTCAGCAAATTGTCACCGATTTCGCGCTCGCTCAAATCGAGGCGCGCAATCGGCTTCAGAACCGTCTCAGCCGGAGCGAGGCTGCGGGTGTAGACGCGGCTGAGACCGGAAAACTCTTTGGTAAAAAGCACAAGTTGGCGGTTCTGCTCGTCGTAGACGAGCGCCTCGGCGTCGGCGGGCCGGTCAGGATAGCGCAACGGTAAAGCGAGCAGCACCTCGGCTTTGCCGCTGACGGGCTCCGGCTCGCGCACGACGTAAATGGCCAGATCCTGGCGCTTGAGGGCATTGTTACCGATATCGCCAATAAATAGACACCGGCCATTCCCGTCTGGACAGCGGCCCGCCGCCAGATCTTCCCAATCGACATTATTGGCCCCGGCGACGCTCACTTTGCCTTTCAGCTTGCTTGAGTCATCCACGGCGTACAGATGCGCTCCGTCCCCCGAATCGTTGATGAACCACCAGAAATTGCCGGAACCACCGCGTACCATGCCGGAGACTTCTGCCAGGAGGGGCACGGGCAGTTGGGCCATCGCCTGCGGCTGGCAGGCGGAACGGGCAGGGGCGGCGATCAGTATCCAGATCGCCGCGGCGATGAGCCAGCGCGGGGTGTGCATGTTCCCACTGTAGACCCGCAAAGGCGCAGACTAGCGCCGCCGGATAGCCACCACACAGGGTTTGGGCGGACCGCCGTCGGTACTCGGGAAATTGCTGCCGAACGGCACGAGCCGCGTCTGTACGAAAGTGCCCTTACCGTCGGCACTGAGTAATTCGTAGCGGGTCTGCTTCTCGGGTTTGAGGGCATTGCCGCTACGCCAGCCTTCACCCTCCCCGGGGTGCTGCACCGCCAGAAACAGCGTCCGGCCGTCGGCGGTGAAGGTTGGCCCGGTCAGTTCAGCACCGGCCGGACCGGTGGCGAAGGGAAACGCCTGACCTGCCTGCGAACCGCTCGTAGGCATAAACCAGACGGTGTTACTGCCGAATAGACCGCTGGTGACATGGTCGGGGGCGCTCAGGCGGTTGGGGACCGGCTCGTTGTCGTTGCTGATGTCGGTGCACATCCAGAGGTTGGCATCGGCGTCGAAGCAAAGGTTGTCAGGAAAGGCAAAACCGGCCCCGCCGGCTATGGCTTCGCCGGAGACGGCGAAGGTCACCCAGCGAAAGCGCAGGGCCGTCGGTTCGTTGTTCTGCTCAAAGAGCCGATAGATGGCGCCGTGGGGAGCTTTGCCGCGCTTGTCGGTATCGGCTTCCTGGAAGGCGGTGGTGAAGATCGTCTCGTCGGGAGCACCGTCGGCACTGGCCCGGCCGGAAGTGTAGGCGATAAACACCGAGCCGTCGCGGGGGTGAACCTCCAGATCTTCGGGGCGAGCAGCGGGGGTGCCGCCAACGGCATTGGCCGCCAAAAACGCATCGATGAGCACGGCCCCTTCGCTCTCGTAGAGATCTGCGAGGGTCTTGAACTGCTGTTTGAAGCGCTTCAGCGGTGCGCCTGTGCCCACCTCCTGCGCACCGCCGCCGGGCCGGTTGGGCAACAGCAGCTTGCCGCCTGTGACCCGCGCCGGATCAATCGGATCGACAGCTGTCGCAAGGGCCAATGGCACCCACCTGCCGCTGCCGTCCAGCTCATAGCGAGCGACATAAAGGGTACCATCCGCCAACAGAGCGCTGTTGGCTGCACCGGCCGCGGTGCGGTACAGGTTGCGGCTGACGTACTTCCAGGTGTGCCCGCCGGTGCGGTCGTCCCCCATATAGCACACCAGCGGTTTGCCCTCCTCGGCGCGGATGGCGACGTTCTCGTGGCGGAAGCGGCCCAGGGCAGTATGTTTGACTCCCTGCGCATCGGGGCGGCGCGGGTCAATTTCTACCACCCAGCCGTATTTGTTGCCCTGCAAGCCAAGGTGCACTCCGGCAAATTTTGGAAAACTGAAGGCGTCGAAACCCACCCGGGCATTATCAGTCTGACCGTCGGCATCGACTGCTTCGACTACTTGGATTTGAAAGTTTTCTTCACAGGTGAGAATCGTCCCCCAGGGGGTGAGCCCCCCGGCACAATTGCCGATGGTGCCGATGATTCGAGTACCGAGCCCGTCCGGTCCTTTGCGGAAAACCGCGGCGGCAGGGCCGTCGGATTCGAGCTGTTGGGCAGGGTTGTCGAAGCCCTGCATGCCGGTGATCCGGCGGTTGTAGGGGCTGCCCTTGACCACCCGGTAGGTGCCGCCGCTGTCGCGGCGCAGGTGCACCACGCTGCCGCCCTGGTCATAGAGCACTAGAAGCGCCAGAGTCCGCTTCTGGTCATCGCTCAACCGGCCGTTGCGGTTGCGCAGAATGGTCTCCCCCGGTAAAGGCATGCCCACCACGACATCGAAGGTGTCCACCCAGGGATCGCGGCTGACGTACTCGTGGTTGACCCAGAGCAGGCCCTCACTGTCATCGGTGCCCAACGGCAAGAAGGCCGTGTAGTCGTTATTGTAGCCAAAATAATCATTAGGGTCGGCAAAAACCCGATCGCCCCAGGCAACGAGCACGTCGTACCGGTACTCGCGCGGCACCACCAGCGTGTCCTGCACCTCGAAGCGAGCAATTTCTTGGAAGGTGGGAGCGTGGGGTACCGGTATCGCCACGGGTGTGAAACCCAATTGCTGTCCCGTGTGGGCTACGAAGGCCGCCTGGGATGCCCTGGTCGGGTGGGGCAACAGACTGGCCGCCCCGGCGGCGGCGAGAAACTCAACAAATGCGCGGCGTTGCATCGCACTGTCCATTAAAATCCTGACGCCTTCTCAGGATAGTCAACAACTGCCTATGTTGTTAAGTTTTCTAAAACACCTGCACAGCAAAGGTATCGGGAAGTAGTGGACGGGTGGTCGGCGTCGAATCCCCAATGCCTCCAGGCAAGTCGAAAACCTGCGCAGCCACGACTCCATACCCGCGCTCCAGCGCGAGGGGCGCTAGCGCGCCCAGGCAAGCCACTTCTCTGTGAAGGGGCGCAGCCGTTCGAGCGAGCGCG
Protein-coding sequences here:
- a CDS encoding Uma2 family endonuclease, which produces MGESSGLPEFKMFDSHSRLPTADELPDSDDTPVDNELQDLIPGLLKLLLASIWAERWDWFWGTDMGIYFDPEDVPVVPDGFLVLGVPRVKDENLRRSYVLWEEKVAPILTLEVVSRRRRGEYYQKKLDYAALGVRYYAIYNALRQVKESFEIYRLEGGEYVLLSANPVWLPEIGLGLGYERCVYQGMEREWLFWYDEHGRRYLTPEERAAEAEQRAAEAEQRAHEESKLRQQAQGQLEILRRRLQELGIDPDG
- a CDS encoding PhoX family protein translates to MQRRAFVEFLAAAGAASLLPHPTRASQAAFVAHTGQQLGFTPVAIPVPHAPTFQEIARFEVQDTLVVPREYRYDVLVAWGDRVFADPNDYFGYNNDYTAFLPLGTDDSEGLLWVNHEYVSRDPWVDTFDVVVGMPLPGETILRNRNGRLSDDQKRTLALLVLYDQGGSVVHLRRDSGGTYRVVKGSPYNRRITGMQGFDNPAQQLESDGPAAAVFRKGPDGLGTRIIGTIGNCAGGLTPWGTILTCEENFQIQVVEAVDADGQTDNARVGFDAFSFPKFAGVHLGLQGNKYGWVVEIDPRRPDAQGVKHTALGRFRHENVAIRAEEGKPLVCYMGDDRTGGHTWKYVSRNLYRTAAGAANSALLADGTLYVARYELDGSGRWVPLALATAVDPIDPARVTGGKLLLPNRPGGGAQEVGTGAPLKRFKQQFKTLADLYESEGAVLIDAFLAANAVGGTPAARPEDLEVHPRDGSVFIAYTSGRASADGAPDETIFTTAFQEADTDKRGKAPHGAIYRLFEQNNEPTALRFRWVTFAVSGEAIAGGAGFAFPDNLCFDADANLWMCTDISNDNEPVPNRLSAPDHVTSGLFGSNTVWFMPTSGSQAGQAFPFATGPAGAELTGPTFTADGRTLFLAVQHPGEGEGWRSGNALKPEKQTRYELLSADGKGTFVQTRLVPFGSNFPSTDGGPPKPCVVAIRRR
- the purH gene encoding bifunctional phosphoribosylaminoimidazolecarboxamide formyltransferase/IMP cyclohydrolase codes for the protein MPIALLSVSDKTGLVDFARALVTEFEYQLVSSGGTARALAEAGIPVQEVGDFTGAAEILGGRVKTLHPKIHGGILARRDQESDRRDLQTHSIAPIDLVVVNLYPFEQDPRIEQIDVGGPTMVRAAAKNHAFVTVLVFVGQYEGCLAELRRNRGVTTLPFRAACAAAAFARTAAYDRAIAAWFAGAEPVLGERLGLELERMQPLRYGENPHQVAAWYRHGPPTGWSTGRILQGKALSFNNLIDLEASRRLVAEFDDTPAAVIIKHTNPCGVAADATIAEAYRRAFEADSVSAFGGIVALNRPCDAPSAELLSQTFLECIVAPAFTAEALALLERKKNLRLLELADLTTPPVFDIKPISGGFLIQQVDPPVRAEDWKVVTEAVPDNAQMAELVFAWKVCKHVKSNAIVVSRLHQTLGVGAGQMNRVGSAQLALAQAGEKARGAILASDGFFPFDDTVRAAAERGIRAIVQPGGSLRDEDSIRACNELGVAMVITGVRHFLH